The nucleotide sequence CTGTTCGTCGCCGGTGTGCTGGGCTTCCGCCTGATCGAGGGTTGGTCATGGCTGGACAGCGTGTACATGGTGGTGACCACGCTAACCACGGTTGGCTACCGGGAGGTCCACGAACTTTCCGAGGCCGGGCGGATCTTCAACATCTTTCTGATCGCATCGGGAGTGGGGCTGGCGTTTGCGGCCATCGGGACGTTCAGCACGGCTTTGCTAGAATTCGAGCTGGGACGCTTCCTGGGAAGGCGGCGCATGGAGCGCGAAATCGGACGGCTTTCCGGGCACTACATCATTTGTGGCGCCGGGCGTGTGGGGCGCAGCGTGGCGCGGGAACTGGTGGCGCAGCCGGTGCCGTTCGTGGTGGTGGAGAACAGTGAAGCGAAGGCGGAGCGCGCCGCCGACTGGCCCACTCTGGTGGGCGATGCGACCAAGGAAGAAGTGCTGCGGGAAGCGCGCATCGAGCACGCGCGCGGGCTGGTAGCCGCCACCACGACGGACGCGACCAACATCTATATCGTGCTCACCGCGCGCAGCCTGAATCCCAAGCTGAAGATCATCGCGCGGGCCAGCGAGGAAGGGTCGGAGAAGCACCTGGTCACCGCCGGCGCCGACTCGGTGATTTCGCCTTACGTGTTCGCCGGGCACCGCATCGCGCAGACTTTCCTGCGTCCCGGCGTGCTGGATTTCCTGGACATCGCCATCGGCCGGGATGAGACCAAGCTGCAAGTGGAGATCGAAGAACTCAGCGTGGGTGCGGGCTCCTCGCTGGCCGGGAGCACGATCGGGGAGTCGCGAATCCACCAGAAGATGGGGGTCATCATCCTGGCTATCAAGCGGCCCGGTGAGGCGATGCGCGTGAATCCCACCGCCACGGACGTGATCCAAGGCGGCGACTCGCTGATCGTCGTCG is from Terriglobales bacterium and encodes:
- a CDS encoding potassium channel protein; its protein translation is MLRLKPFRILRILSLALAALFVAGVLGFRLIEGWSWLDSVYMVVTTLTTVGYREVHELSEAGRIFNIFLIASGVGLAFAAIGTFSTALLEFELGRFLGRRRMEREIGRLSGHYIICGAGRVGRSVARELVAQPVPFVVVENSEAKAERAADWPTLVGDATKEEVLREARIEHARGLVAATTTDATNIYIVLTARSLNPKLKIIARASEEGSEKHLVTAGADSVISPYVFAGHRIAQTFLRPGVLDFLDIAIGRDETKLQVEIEELSVGAGSSLAGSTIGESRIHQKMGVIILAIKRPGEAMRVNPTATDVIQGGDSLIVVGETANLKQLEHVALAQGRGVTH